From a region of the Chitinophaga caseinilytica genome:
- a CDS encoding thioredoxin family protein: MKRLFNRPLRLKWVALQMAIALLAAVSTHAQGINFRNELTYEEVQALAKREHKGIFIDFYTTWCGPCKHMTRYIFTMEKVGAYMNEHYISVKIQVDSTAADNAFVRRWRESARMLATRYKVKSYPTMVYLEANGTPVNRIVGAFGSDDFLQSARQGRTRDSGYYALKTRFTSGERSPEQLRAFALSGKSVGDPAADTAADIYLRTVKDTFSPEYLALLQEFTHKTTDPGFKLLMEEPSKVNAVLGQGVAQQLAFGIILNTVRFSKDKGPSLKEKYPEKADQIIQYAKLIEARDSFDSTSLFAAAKSYLSRYEKEISFEDLSGISFAATSMYTDASRLEQVLAWLEPTRQDTSSNMYPYARAMLLYELHRKEEALQQMDVAISRAEAFPERMFRAVREEMVKGGSLKDFSFILE; encoded by the coding sequence TTGAAACGATTATTCAACAGACCGCTGAGATTGAAATGGGTTGCCCTGCAAATGGCGATCGCGCTGCTGGCCGCCGTTAGCACGCATGCGCAGGGGATCAATTTCCGGAACGAACTTACTTATGAAGAAGTGCAGGCGCTCGCCAAACGTGAGCACAAAGGTATTTTCATCGATTTTTATACCACCTGGTGCGGCCCCTGCAAACATATGACGCGGTACATTTTTACAATGGAAAAAGTGGGCGCTTACATGAATGAGCACTATATCAGTGTTAAAATCCAGGTAGACAGCACCGCGGCCGACAATGCATTCGTACGCCGCTGGCGGGAATCGGCACGCATGCTCGCGACCCGCTATAAAGTCAAAAGTTATCCCACCATGGTGTACCTCGAAGCGAACGGCACACCGGTCAACAGGATTGTGGGTGCATTCGGCAGCGACGACTTCCTCCAATCCGCCCGCCAGGGCCGAACACGCGATTCCGGCTATTACGCCCTGAAAACCAGATTTACCTCCGGCGAGCGGTCCCCCGAACAACTCCGGGCGTTCGCGCTTTCCGGCAAATCCGTCGGGGATCCCGCGGCAGACACGGCTGCAGACATTTACCTGCGCACCGTAAAGGATACCTTTTCTCCGGAGTACCTCGCTTTATTGCAGGAATTCACCCATAAAACCACAGATCCCGGGTTCAAACTCTTGATGGAAGAACCTTCAAAAGTCAATGCCGTATTGGGACAGGGCGTCGCGCAACAGCTTGCGTTCGGTATTATCCTGAATACCGTCCGGTTCTCCAAGGATAAAGGTCCGTCGCTGAAAGAAAAATATCCTGAAAAAGCAGACCAGATCATTCAATACGCGAAACTGATAGAAGCGAGAGACAGCTTCGATTCCACGTCCCTCTTCGCTGCTGCAAAATCCTATTTGTCCAGGTACGAAAAGGAAATCTCCTTCGAAGACCTTTCCGGCATCAGTTTCGCCGCGACTTCCATGTATACGGATGCATCGAGGCTCGAACAGGTGCTGGCCTGGCTCGAACCTACGCGTCAGGATACATCCAGCAATATGTACCCATACGCCCGCGCCATGTTGCTCTATGAACTCCATCGAAAAGAGGAAGCCCTCCAGCAGATGGACGTCGCCATTTCAAGAGCGGAAGCCTTTCCGGAACGCATGTTCCGCGCAGTGCGGGAAGAAATGGTAAAAGGGGGAAGCTTGAAAGATTTTTCGTTCATTTTGGAATAG
- the rplU gene encoding 50S ribosomal protein L21: MQEIIFGNTMFAVVTIAGQQFKVQKDQEIFVHQLAGNVGDKVEFAEVLLTDNDGKITVGTDVKSVIKAEILGHVQGDKVIAFKMKRRKGFRKKVGHRTHFTKIKINEIA; this comes from the coding sequence TTGCAGGAAATTATTTTTGGAAATACTATGTTCGCAGTTGTAACAATCGCAGGTCAGCAGTTCAAGGTGCAAAAAGATCAGGAGATCTTCGTTCACCAACTGGCTGGTAACGTCGGAGATAAAGTAGAATTTGCAGAAGTTCTGCTGACTGACAACGACGGTAAGATTACCGTAGGTACTGATGTAAAATCAGTGATCAAGGCTGAAATTCTGGGCCATGTGCAAGGTGATAAAGTTATCGCCTTCAAAATGAAGCGCAGGAAAGGCTTCCGGAAGAAAGTGGGCCATCGTACCCATTTCACCAAGATCAAGATCAACGAAATTGCTTAA
- a CDS encoding PrsW family intramembrane metalloprotease has translation MNSFALAVAPGIAIMLIIYALDQRNREPLGLLVRCFLLGVLCVALPLFVQTVAAIRGWRPSGDGLLSSAIYAFLIVGLSEEGGKYLVLRFFAYPKKAFDEPFDGIVYSVMIGMGFATAENISYVYQYGMATGWARMFISVPAHACFAILMGYYAGLAKFIPQHRGTLLFTGLFWAVVFHGAFDFFLFIGDSIFQVLAALVCLFIAVRLSIRAIRQHRATSREWERLRQENENAVKMEKERDPD, from the coding sequence ATGAATTCATTCGCCCTGGCCGTAGCGCCGGGGATCGCCATCATGCTGATCATATACGCGCTCGACCAGCGCAACCGTGAGCCCCTGGGCCTGCTGGTACGCTGTTTCCTGCTGGGCGTACTCTGCGTGGCGTTGCCGCTTTTCGTGCAGACGGTGGCAGCTATCCGCGGCTGGCGGCCTTCAGGCGACGGTTTGCTCAGCAGCGCGATCTATGCTTTCCTCATCGTGGGGCTCAGTGAAGAAGGTGGAAAATACCTCGTGCTGCGGTTCTTCGCTTACCCGAAAAAAGCGTTCGACGAGCCGTTTGACGGTATCGTGTATTCCGTGATGATCGGGATGGGTTTCGCGACGGCGGAAAATATCAGCTACGTGTACCAATATGGAATGGCCACGGGTTGGGCGCGGATGTTCATTTCCGTGCCGGCGCATGCCTGTTTTGCGATTTTGATGGGGTATTATGCGGGGTTGGCGAAGTTTATCCCCCAGCACAGGGGCACGTTGTTGTTCACAGGGCTTTTCTGGGCGGTGGTGTTCCATGGCGCGTTCGATTTCTTCCTGTTTATTGGCGACAGCATCTTCCAGGTACTGGCGGCGCTGGTGTGCCTTTTTATCGCCGTTCGCCTGTCTATCCGGGCAATCCGGCAGCACAGGGCTACTTCCCGAGAGTGGGAAAGGTTGCGGCAGGAAAATGAGAACGCGGTAAAAATGGAAAAAGAGCGGGACCCGGATTGA
- a CDS encoding histone H1-like repetitive region-containing protein produces MATIKKAAAKKAAPKKAAAKKAAPKKAAAKKAAPKKAAAKKAAPKKAAAKKAAPKKAAAKKAAPKKAAAKKAAPKKAAAKKAAPKKAAAKKAAPKKAAAKKAAPKKAAAKKAAPKKKVAKKATPSAPAAPAM; encoded by the coding sequence ATGGCAACAATTAAGAAAGCCGCTGCTAAAAAAGCTGCTCCGAAGAAAGCTGCTGCTAAGAAAGCCGCTCCTAAAAAAGCTGCTGCTAAGAAAGCTGCTCCCAAAAAAGCTGCTGCTAAGAAAGCTGCTCCTAAAAAAGCCGCTGCTAAGAAAGCTGCTCCCAAAAAAGCTGCTGCTAAGAAAGCTGCTCCTAAAAAAGCCGCTGCTAAGAAAGCCGCTCCGAAAAAAGCTGCTGCTAAGAAAGCTGCTCCTAAAAAAGCCGCTGCTAAGAAAGCTGCTCCTAAGAAAGCCGCTGCCAAGAAAGCTGCTCCTAAAAAAGCCGCCGCTAAGAAAGCTGCTCCGAAAAAGAAAGTTGCTAAAAAAGCAACTCCCTCTGCTCCTGCAGCTCCGGCCATGTAA
- the rseP gene encoding RIP metalloprotease RseP codes for METTAILVKAGQLLLSLSILVVLHELGHFIPAKLFKTKVEKFYLFFDPWFSLFKFKKGDTEYGVGWLPLGGYVKIAGMIDESMDKEQMNRPPEPWEFRSKPAWQRLIIMIGGVTVNLVLGFLIYTMILWHWGEKILPVENVKYGIHTDSVGYSIGLMEGDKIVAVDGKKPEDFRDITKGVILDEAKTIQVIRDGQQLDVHIKDGFVGGTIRKKGAIAAVRLPAVIDTVIAKVKKEETPAYKAGLLAGDTVLAINGQPVHYFHEISKLVVKDSGKTVTVMVKRGADTITKSAKIPAAGYLGVNVFPDRHLDFVTKRYTFGEAIPAGFTTAIETLVDYVKQLRLIFVSKEVKASESLGGFMAIGNLFPSEWDWQSFWTLTALLSIILAFMNILPIPALDGGHVLFLIYEIITGRKPSEKFMEYAQIVGMVLLFGLLLYANGLDIWRAITGK; via the coding sequence ATGGAAACAACCGCAATATTAGTCAAGGCAGGCCAGTTGCTCCTTTCTTTATCGATCCTCGTGGTCCTGCATGAACTTGGGCACTTTATCCCGGCCAAACTGTTTAAAACGAAAGTGGAGAAGTTCTACCTCTTCTTCGATCCCTGGTTTTCCCTTTTCAAATTCAAGAAAGGCGACACCGAATATGGCGTTGGCTGGCTGCCGTTGGGCGGCTATGTGAAGATCGCGGGGATGATCGACGAGAGTATGGACAAGGAGCAGATGAACCGGCCGCCGGAGCCCTGGGAGTTCCGTTCCAAGCCGGCCTGGCAGCGCCTGATCATCATGATCGGCGGTGTGACGGTGAACCTCGTGCTGGGTTTTCTCATTTATACGATGATCCTTTGGCATTGGGGCGAGAAGATTTTGCCGGTCGAAAACGTGAAATACGGTATTCATACGGATTCCGTGGGTTACAGCATCGGGTTGATGGAAGGGGATAAGATCGTGGCGGTAGACGGTAAAAAACCGGAAGATTTCCGGGACATCACCAAAGGCGTGATCCTCGACGAAGCCAAAACCATCCAGGTGATCCGCGACGGGCAGCAGCTCGATGTGCATATTAAAGATGGATTTGTGGGGGGGACGATCCGGAAGAAGGGCGCCATAGCGGCTGTCAGGCTACCGGCGGTGATCGATACCGTTATCGCGAAAGTGAAAAAGGAGGAGACGCCCGCATACAAAGCCGGGTTGCTGGCAGGGGATACCGTGCTGGCGATCAATGGCCAGCCCGTGCATTATTTCCATGAAATATCGAAACTGGTGGTGAAGGATTCCGGTAAAACGGTGACCGTTATGGTGAAACGTGGCGCGGATACCATTACCAAAAGTGCTAAAATCCCTGCGGCAGGGTACCTGGGCGTGAATGTTTTTCCTGACCGGCATCTTGATTTCGTGACGAAGCGGTATACTTTCGGAGAAGCGATCCCGGCAGGTTTTACAACGGCCATCGAAACGCTGGTAGACTATGTGAAGCAATTACGGTTGATTTTCGTTTCGAAGGAAGTGAAGGCCAGCGAGTCGCTGGGCGGTTTTATGGCGATCGGGAACCTGTTCCCCTCGGAATGGGACTGGCAGAGCTTCTGGACGCTGACGGCGCTGTTGAGCATCATCCTGGCGTTCATGAACATTCTCCCGATACCTGCGCTGGACGGGGGGCATGTGCTGTTCCTCATCTATGAGATCATTACCGGCCGCAAGCCGAGTGAGAAGTTCATGGAGTATGCGCAGATCGTAGGGATGGTATTATTGTTCGGTTTGTTGTTGTATGCGAACGGTTTGGATATCTGGCGAGCGATCACCGGAAAATAA
- a CDS encoding 1-deoxy-D-xylulose-5-phosphate reductoisomerase, whose amino-acid sequence MSKKRIGIFGSTGSIGRQALEVIEAHPALFEVEVLTAQSNDALLIEQALKHRPNAVVIGDETKYAAVKDVLFDQGIKVFAGPSAMVEVAAWDSIDLFLSAIVGFAGLAPTLSALEQGTPVALANKETLVVAGDIVMATARKKNVPLIPVDSEHSAIFQCLQGEPLSKVEKVILTASGGPFLGKKTNFLINVKKDHALQHPNWSMGAKISIDSATLMNKGLEMIEAKWLFGLHADQIEVIIHPQSIIHSMVQFADGSIKAQMGLPDMKLPIQYAMGYPDRLVNEFPRFSFKNYPSLTFEQPDVKTFRNLAIAMEALRKGGNAACVMNAANEEVVNAFLKNRIGFLQMTEVIEETMAKVPFVEKPTLQQYYQADTAARDHAAELIHSLT is encoded by the coding sequence ATGAGTAAAAAACGTATAGGCATTTTCGGGTCTACCGGCTCTATCGGCCGCCAGGCACTGGAAGTGATCGAAGCCCACCCCGCCCTGTTCGAAGTGGAAGTGCTGACCGCACAATCGAACGACGCGCTGCTGATCGAGCAGGCGCTGAAACACCGGCCCAACGCCGTAGTGATCGGCGATGAAACCAAGTACGCCGCAGTGAAGGACGTTTTATTCGACCAGGGGATCAAAGTGTTTGCCGGCCCTTCCGCCATGGTGGAAGTGGCCGCATGGGATTCCATCGACCTGTTTTTGTCTGCCATCGTGGGCTTCGCCGGGCTTGCGCCTACGCTGAGCGCCCTGGAGCAGGGCACGCCCGTGGCCCTCGCCAACAAGGAAACCCTTGTGGTGGCGGGAGACATCGTCATGGCAACTGCCCGCAAGAAGAACGTGCCCCTCATCCCGGTGGATTCCGAGCATTCCGCCATTTTCCAATGCCTGCAGGGCGAACCGCTTTCCAAAGTGGAAAAGGTGATCCTCACGGCTTCCGGCGGACCGTTCCTCGGCAAAAAGACGAATTTCCTCATCAACGTAAAGAAAGACCACGCCCTGCAGCATCCCAACTGGAGCATGGGCGCCAAGATCAGCATCGATTCGGCCACCCTCATGAACAAGGGTTTGGAAATGATCGAGGCCAAGTGGCTGTTCGGTTTGCATGCAGACCAGATCGAGGTGATCATCCATCCGCAGTCGATCATCCATTCTATGGTGCAATTCGCCGATGGTTCCATCAAAGCACAGATGGGCCTGCCCGATATGAAGCTGCCCATCCAGTATGCCATGGGGTATCCGGACAGGCTGGTCAACGAATTCCCGCGGTTTTCCTTCAAGAATTATCCTTCCCTGACCTTCGAACAGCCCGACGTGAAAACGTTCCGCAACCTGGCGATCGCCATGGAGGCGCTGCGCAAGGGCGGCAACGCCGCCTGCGTCATGAACGCAGCCAACGAAGAAGTGGTGAACGCTTTCCTGAAAAACAGGATCGGGTTCCTGCAGATGACGGAGGTGATCGAGGAAACGATGGCGAAAGTGCCATTCGTCGAGAAGCCGACTTTACAGCAATATTACCAGGCCGACACAGCTGCCCGCGATCATGCCGCAGAATTGATACATAGCCTGACCTAA
- the rpmA gene encoding 50S ribosomal protein L27, which produces MAHKKGEGSVKNGRDSQSKRLGVKIFGGQAAVAGNIIIRQRGTVYHAGSNVGIGKDFTIYALTDGVVEFRKGRENRTFVSVKSFDTTAQAEA; this is translated from the coding sequence ATGGCACACAAAAAAGGTGAAGGTAGTGTAAAGAACGGCCGGGATTCCCAAAGCAAAAGGCTCGGGGTTAAAATCTTCGGCGGTCAGGCAGCTGTAGCCGGTAACATCATCATCCGTCAGAGAGGCACCGTGTACCATGCTGGTTCCAACGTAGGTATCGGCAAGGACTTCACGATCTATGCGCTGACCGACGGTGTGGTGGAATTCAGGAAAGGTCGCGAAAACCGCACTTTCGTTTCCGTTAAATCATTTGACACCACTGCGCAGGCGGAAGCCTAA
- a CDS encoding type IX secretion system membrane protein PorP/SprF: protein MKTGIQKIFLSLAALFVAGEAAAQQQPLYAQYQYNGMVINPGYPSMDEFGSATVVMRNQWVGMEGAPKTATFSFYSPIRSTGTSVGFMALKDEITVYSQTGYHLNISQKVKLDDKLYLAMGLKGGMEQYRENNDHLGSPDDPVFANNQSYWKTDVGFGFVLFSDKWFIGFSAPSFHNFDLGGSVNKVEFKRHMYLHGAYITKINDFLKFKPGVVLRQVSGTGVQADINAMFILKDVLWAGATWRTEKSACATVQVQVSKNFQFGYSYDFASNTHLKSMQGGSHELMLNYRFSLQKDKKPTPRLL from the coding sequence ATGAAAACAGGCATTCAAAAGATTTTCCTTTCCCTGGCCGCGCTCTTCGTGGCCGGGGAAGCTGCCGCCCAGCAACAGCCGCTGTATGCGCAGTATCAGTATAACGGGATGGTGATCAATCCCGGATATCCATCCATGGACGAGTTCGGCAGCGCCACGGTGGTGATGCGCAACCAGTGGGTGGGGATGGAAGGCGCGCCGAAAACTGCGACGTTTTCCTTCTATTCGCCTATCCGCTCCACGGGCACCAGCGTCGGGTTCATGGCGCTGAAGGATGAGATCACGGTGTATTCCCAAACGGGTTACCATTTGAACATCTCCCAGAAGGTGAAGCTGGATGATAAACTCTACCTGGCGATGGGCCTGAAGGGTGGGATGGAGCAGTACCGGGAGAACAACGATCACCTTGGGAGTCCTGACGATCCGGTGTTCGCCAATAACCAGTCGTACTGGAAAACCGACGTCGGATTCGGCTTCGTGTTATTTTCCGACAAGTGGTTCATTGGCTTTTCTGCCCCCTCGTTCCACAATTTTGACCTGGGTGGCTCGGTGAATAAGGTGGAGTTCAAGCGGCATATGTACCTGCACGGGGCGTATATCACCAAGATCAACGACTTCCTGAAATTTAAGCCGGGGGTGGTTTTGCGCCAGGTGAGCGGGACGGGTGTGCAGGCGGATATCAATGCGATGTTCATCCTGAAAGACGTGTTATGGGCGGGTGCTACCTGGAGAACGGAGAAATCGGCCTGTGCAACGGTGCAGGTGCAGGTGTCGAAGAACTTCCAGTTCGGGTATTCGTATGATTTTGCGTCGAACACGCATTTGAAGAGCATGCAGGGCGGATCGCACGAACTGATGCTGAATTACCGGTTCAGCCTCCAGAAAGATAAAAAACCGACTCCCCGATTGCTTTAA
- a CDS encoding GH3 auxin-responsive promoter family protein yields the protein MKFKSLLAKPFASIIAGKVKKEMMRAAEDQEAILQDLLKTGRKTEFGKEHTFENIHNYQEYKQAVPIRDYEQFRPWIEKIKEGRHNILWKGLPMYFAKTSGTTSGVKYIPISKESIDHHFNTSRNAVFCNVVETGDASAFDGKLIFLSGSPELERIAGIPTGRLSGIANHQIPRYLRTNQLPTYETNCIEDWETKLGKIVDETINQDMRLISGIPPWMQMYFDELIARSGKPVGELFPNFNLLVHGGVNFEPYRAKLMDSIGRKVTTIETFPASEGFFAYQDTQQQEGLLLNTNAGIFFEFVPAAEIFSPNPTRISLKDVETGVNYAMIVSTNAGLWAYNIGDTVKFVSRNPYRIVVTGRTKHFISAFGEHVIGEEVEHSLMGVAGRHGVRITEFTVAPKIQVNGELPYHEWFVEFEDVPGNLDGFAQEVDAAMQEQNIYYNDLLTGNILQTLKIRPVRKNGFIDYMKSIGKLGGQNKVPRLSNDRTIADELGKYLEGR from the coding sequence ATGAAGTTTAAATCACTGCTGGCCAAACCATTTGCTTCCATTATCGCCGGAAAGGTGAAGAAGGAAATGATGCGGGCGGCGGAAGACCAGGAGGCCATCCTCCAGGATTTGCTGAAGACGGGCAGGAAAACAGAGTTCGGGAAAGAGCACACATTCGAGAATATTCACAATTATCAGGAATATAAACAGGCCGTTCCCATCCGTGACTACGAGCAGTTCCGGCCCTGGATCGAGAAAATAAAGGAAGGGCGCCACAACATCCTCTGGAAAGGCCTGCCCATGTACTTCGCCAAAACGTCGGGCACCACCAGCGGCGTCAAATACATCCCGATCTCCAAGGAATCGATCGATCATCACTTCAATACGTCCCGCAACGCCGTTTTCTGCAACGTCGTGGAAACGGGCGACGCGTCGGCCTTCGACGGCAAGCTCATCTTCCTTTCCGGCTCCCCCGAACTGGAAAGGATCGCGGGCATCCCCACCGGCCGGCTCAGCGGCATCGCCAACCACCAGATCCCCCGGTACCTCCGTACCAACCAACTGCCCACTTACGAAACCAACTGTATCGAAGACTGGGAGACCAAGCTGGGAAAGATCGTGGACGAGACCATCAACCAGGATATGCGCCTCATATCCGGCATTCCGCCGTGGATGCAGATGTATTTCGACGAACTGATCGCCCGGAGCGGCAAGCCGGTCGGCGAACTGTTCCCCAACTTCAACCTCCTCGTGCACGGCGGCGTCAATTTCGAGCCGTACCGCGCCAAACTGATGGATTCCATCGGCCGGAAAGTGACCACCATCGAAACTTTTCCCGCGTCGGAAGGCTTTTTCGCCTACCAGGACACCCAGCAGCAGGAGGGCCTTCTCCTCAACACCAACGCCGGCATCTTCTTCGAATTCGTGCCAGCGGCGGAGATCTTCTCGCCCAACCCCACCCGTATTTCCCTCAAAGACGTGGAAACAGGGGTGAATTACGCCATGATCGTGAGCACCAATGCCGGATTGTGGGCATATAATATAGGAGACACCGTGAAGTTCGTGTCCCGCAACCCCTACCGTATCGTCGTAACCGGCCGTACCAAGCACTTCATTTCCGCCTTCGGCGAACACGTCATCGGCGAAGAAGTGGAGCACAGCCTCATGGGCGTGGCCGGCCGCCACGGCGTCCGCATCACCGAATTCACCGTTGCGCCAAAAATCCAGGTGAACGGCGAACTGCCTTACCATGAGTGGTTCGTGGAGTTCGAAGACGTGCCCGGCAACCTCGACGGCTTTGCGCAGGAGGTAGACGCGGCGATGCAGGAGCAGAACATTTATTATAACGACCTGTTGACCGGCAATATCCTGCAAACCCTGAAAATCAGGCCGGTACGCAAGAACGGGTTTATCGACTATATGAAATCCATCGGAAAACTGGGCGGGCAGAACAAGGTGCCCCGCCTCAGTAACGACCGTACCATCGCGGACGAGCTGGGCAAATACCTGGAAGGCCGCTGA
- a CDS encoding helix-hairpin-helix domain-containing protein has translation MDNYVIADNFSLLAKLMDIHGDNPFKAKSFANAAFQIEKLTVPLQETPRDAIFRIKGIGESTGKSVCEMLDTGAFPLLEEYLAKTPAGILDMMRIKGIGPKKIATIWKELEVETLGELLYACNENRLTLLKGFGAKTQESIRQSIEFFLSNRERFLFAEVEPFANELLTLLGKSFPGSPVSPTGAYRRQQPVIDELEFVVGTPINQISDTFHALEGFERLGNTDDSILVQFREQVKIRLFGTAPEHFATKLFTTTGTDAFLTAFFAREGAANGGTETTETEIFTRAGLPVIAPALRETPDILLKAAAGKLPEPIQASDIKGIIHSHSQWSDGASSLEDMAKAARDKGFEYLVISDHSRSAFYANGLQPDRILAQHAQIDELNKQLAPFKIFKSIEADILNDGSLDYPDDILRSFDLVIASVHSNLKMPEEKAMARLLAAIANPYTTILGHMTGRLLLSRNGYPVNHPAIIDACVANQVVIELNAHPRRLDIDWEWISLAIDKGAMLSIDPDAHTIEGFADIRYGTLAAQKGGLTADKNLSSFSLSELEAWLAARRQSKGI, from the coding sequence ATGGATAACTACGTCATCGCCGATAACTTCTCCCTGCTCGCCAAACTCATGGACATCCATGGAGATAATCCCTTTAAAGCCAAATCCTTCGCCAACGCGGCTTTCCAGATAGAAAAACTCACCGTTCCCCTCCAGGAAACTCCCAGAGACGCTATCTTCCGCATTAAAGGCATCGGCGAATCCACCGGCAAATCTGTTTGCGAAATGCTCGACACCGGCGCCTTCCCCCTCCTCGAAGAATACCTCGCCAAAACACCCGCAGGCATCCTCGACATGATGCGCATCAAAGGCATCGGGCCCAAAAAGATCGCCACCATCTGGAAAGAACTCGAAGTCGAAACCCTCGGCGAACTCCTCTACGCCTGCAACGAAAACCGGCTCACCCTCCTCAAAGGGTTCGGCGCCAAAACGCAGGAATCCATCCGCCAGAGCATCGAATTCTTCCTCTCCAACCGCGAAAGGTTCCTCTTCGCCGAAGTAGAACCCTTCGCCAATGAACTCCTCACCCTCCTCGGGAAATCCTTCCCCGGATCTCCCGTCTCCCCCACCGGCGCCTACCGCCGCCAGCAACCCGTTATCGATGAACTGGAATTCGTTGTAGGCACCCCCATCAACCAGATCTCCGACACCTTCCACGCCCTCGAAGGATTCGAAAGGCTCGGCAATACCGACGATTCCATCCTCGTTCAATTCCGTGAACAGGTCAAAATACGCCTCTTCGGCACCGCACCCGAACATTTCGCCACCAAACTCTTCACCACCACCGGCACCGATGCCTTCCTCACCGCGTTCTTCGCGCGCGAAGGCGCTGCCAACGGCGGAACAGAAACCACCGAAACCGAAATTTTCACCCGCGCCGGCCTCCCGGTCATCGCCCCCGCCCTCCGCGAAACACCCGATATCCTCCTCAAAGCCGCCGCCGGCAAACTCCCCGAACCTATCCAGGCCAGCGATATTAAAGGCATCATCCACTCCCACTCCCAATGGAGCGATGGCGCCAGCTCACTGGAAGATATGGCTAAAGCCGCCAGGGATAAAGGTTTCGAATATCTCGTCATCTCCGATCACTCCCGCTCCGCGTTCTATGCCAACGGCCTTCAGCCCGACCGCATCCTGGCGCAGCACGCGCAGATCGACGAACTGAACAAACAACTCGCGCCCTTCAAAATCTTCAAAAGCATCGAAGCAGATATTCTGAACGACGGCAGCCTGGATTACCCGGACGATATCCTCCGCAGCTTCGACCTGGTGATCGCCTCCGTACACTCCAACCTCAAAATGCCGGAAGAAAAAGCCATGGCCCGCCTGCTGGCAGCCATCGCAAACCCGTATACGACGATCCTCGGGCATATGACCGGCCGCCTCCTGCTGAGCCGCAACGGTTATCCCGTAAATCATCCCGCCATTATCGACGCCTGCGTGGCCAACCAGGTGGTGATCGAACTGAACGCGCACCCGCGCCGGCTCGACATCGACTGGGAATGGATCTCCCTGGCCATCGACAAGGGCGCGATGCTCTCCATCGACCCGGACGCGCACACGATCGAAGGCTTTGCCGACATCCGTTACGGCACGCTCGCCGCACAAAAAGGCGGTCTCACTGCCGACAAAAACCTGAGCAGCTTCAGCCTGTCCGAACTGGAAGCCTGGCTGGCAGCCCGGAGACAATCCAAAGGAATCTGA
- a CDS encoding PLDc N-terminal domain-containing protein, with protein sequence MHRITMNEEVLLMILFLAHLWLVVRFVVLHTFKRTDNNRPYHLKWLMLVFFVPFLGYGLYFWLTRKSISENQS encoded by the coding sequence ATGCACCGGATAACCATGAATGAGGAAGTGTTGCTCATGATATTGTTTCTTGCCCACCTGTGGCTGGTGGTCCGTTTTGTGGTGCTTCATACTTTTAAAAGGACCGACAACAACCGCCCTTATCACCTGAAATGGCTCATGCTGGTATTTTTTGTGCCCTTTTTGGGATACGGCCTCTATTTCTGGTTAACCCGCAAGAGCATTTCCGAAAATCAATCCTGA